One Anas platyrhynchos isolate ZD024472 breed Pekin duck chromosome 10, IASCAAS_PekinDuck_T2T, whole genome shotgun sequence genomic window carries:
- the LOC119717850 gene encoding uncharacterized protein isoform X2, translated as MLALPLLVLLASAGTGPAAGLAVIARTLFPCYSADLKPVSEVLVSARGCTVLFSVEPRAAGTTAAWEYESGARKELIATLVPNKSAEISRAYVGHARLSEMDFSLQLVLRWWNGGFYRFRSESEATGWLELRVVEPLSEPEILGNSFVEVGGDTKLYCNVLEGQVDVYWWKRNGKLLMESNGLQFIHNNTLEIHRALMNDTGYYTCIVSNAVSHNETSFLLRVHNNDRAFFILIVVFVSIGLLAGIFNWWRLRNSPDDDLTF; from the exons ATGCTCGCCCTTCCCCTCCTCGTCCTCCTGGCCTCTGCCGGGACAGGCCCAGCGGCCGGCCTGGCTGTCATAG CCCGCACGCTCTTCCCGTGCTACTCTGCCGACCTCAAGCCGGTGTCCGAGGTCCTGGTCTCGGccaggggctgcactgtgctcttCAGCGTCGAGCCGAGGGCAGCCGGCACCACGGCGGCCTGGGAGTACGAGTCCGGCGCGCGCAAGGAGCTCATCGCCACGTTGGTTCCCAACAAGTCGGCCGAGATCTCCCGCGCCTACGTGGGCCACGCCAGGCTCAGCGAGATGGACTTCTcgctgcagctggtgctgcgCTGGTGGAACGGGGGGTTCTACCGCTTCCGCTCCGAGTCGGAGGCCACGGGCTGGTTGGAGCTGCGCGTGGTCG AGCCGCTCTCCGAGCCAGAAATCCTGGGCAACTCCTTCGTGGAGGTGGGAGGCGACACCAAGCTGTACTGCAACGTGCTGGAGGGGCAGGTGGACGTGTACTGGTGGAAGAGGAACGGGAAGCTGCTGATGGAGAGCAACGGCCTCCAGTTCATCCACAACAACACGCTGGAGATCCACCGAGCCCTGATGAACGACACCGGCTACTACACGTGCATAGTCAGCAACGCGGTCAGCCACAACGAAACCTCCTTCCTGCTGCGCGTCCACA acaacgACAGGGCGTTTTTCATCCTCATCGTGGTATTCGTTAGCATCGGCTTGCTGGCAG GGATCTTCAACTGGTGGAGGTTGAGGAACTCCCCGGATGATGACCTTACTTTTTGA
- the LOC119717850 gene encoding uncharacterized protein isoform X1 → MLALPLLVLLASAGTGPAAGLAVIARTLFPCYSADLKPVSEVLVSARGCTVLFSVEPRAAGTTAAWEYESGARKELIATLVPNKSAEISRAYVGHARLSEMDFSLQLVLRWWNGGFYRFRSESEATGWLELRVVEPLSEPEILGNSFVEVGGDTKLYCNVLEGQVDVYWWKRNGKLLMESNGLQFIHNNTLEIHRALMNDTGYYTCIVSNAVSHNETSFLLRVHRIFNWWRLRNSPDDDLTF, encoded by the exons ATGCTCGCCCTTCCCCTCCTCGTCCTCCTGGCCTCTGCCGGGACAGGCCCAGCGGCCGGCCTGGCTGTCATAG CCCGCACGCTCTTCCCGTGCTACTCTGCCGACCTCAAGCCGGTGTCCGAGGTCCTGGTCTCGGccaggggctgcactgtgctcttCAGCGTCGAGCCGAGGGCAGCCGGCACCACGGCGGCCTGGGAGTACGAGTCCGGCGCGCGCAAGGAGCTCATCGCCACGTTGGTTCCCAACAAGTCGGCCGAGATCTCCCGCGCCTACGTGGGCCACGCCAGGCTCAGCGAGATGGACTTCTcgctgcagctggtgctgcgCTGGTGGAACGGGGGGTTCTACCGCTTCCGCTCCGAGTCGGAGGCCACGGGCTGGTTGGAGCTGCGCGTGGTCG AGCCGCTCTCCGAGCCAGAAATCCTGGGCAACTCCTTCGTGGAGGTGGGAGGCGACACCAAGCTGTACTGCAACGTGCTGGAGGGGCAGGTGGACGTGTACTGGTGGAAGAGGAACGGGAAGCTGCTGATGGAGAGCAACGGCCTCCAGTTCATCCACAACAACACGCTGGAGATCCACCGAGCCCTGATGAACGACACCGGCTACTACACGTGCATAGTCAGCAACGCGGTCAGCCACAACGAAACCTCCTTCCTGCTGCGCGTCCACA GGATCTTCAACTGGTGGAGGTTGAGGAACTCCCCGGATGATGACCTTACTTTTTGA